GCACCCGAATGACCGAAGCGATAGCAGAACAGTGATTGTCACTGACGATGGCAGGATGCAATAAGTGGTACGGGCACAAAGGATTGCAAAACCACGCACGATATATGAGCCGCGCTGGGTTGCTGACCGCCATGGACGGTCGAGCCACGACGAACCGCAGGACCCAGCGGATGGCTGACGGGCTGGACAGACCAGCCTCAATCAACGAAAAGCCCGCACAATACCGGACTGTTACCGAACTGTTACCGAACTGGTACCGAACTGGTACCGCACTGTTACCGGACTGTTACCGGACTGTTACCGGACTGGGCTGGACACAGCAGCCTCAATGAACGTAAGCCACGCTGCCATGTCACGGAAAGCATAAACTCCGCAAAAGCCGGCTCGTTCCGGACTGCGCACTTACAGCATCACGCCAGAAAAAAGTGGTTCACGAGAGCGCATTTGCATTCACATACAAACTTCATCCAACTTTCATTTTGAGAGATGACATCTCGTGTCTGCGGTGCTATAATAGTGCGCAGTGTCTTATGTTACGCATTGAAACGAGGTGATTTTCATGAAGACCGGAATCCATCCGGAGTACCATGCGACAACAGTCACCTGTGCCTGTGGTGCGACATACGAGACCGGCTCCACGAAGGAGAATCTTCGAGTTGAAGTCTGCTCCAACTGCCATCCGTTTTTCACGGGTCGACAGAAGTTTATCGATGCTGGTGGACGCGTAGACAAGTTCAACAAGAAGTACGGACTCACGCCACAGACTCAGGAATAACAGGTGAGACAGCGGAGGCCAGGCAATTTTGCCTGGCCTTGATTTGCAGAAGACTCCAAAGCCAAGTCGGACTTTCGCACGCATCCGGGACTGCTGTCGTGACAGCCGTCGCCATGGGTTTCGAAGGGTTCCAGCTTGGCTTTTTAAGAAATGTTCTTTTATACCCTTCGATGATACAACCGTGCCATAAAACGTGCCATAAAACGTGCCATAAAACCGTGTTATAAAAGCGTGCCATAAACGTGCCATAGAAACGTGCCATAGAAACGTGCTGTAGAACCGTGTCATAGAAATGTGTCCTAAAAGCGTGTTATAGAAACCTGCCATAAAACCGTGTCATAGAACCGTGTTATAGAACCGTGTTATAGAACCGTGTTATAGAACCGTGTTATAGAACAGTAAATAAATGAGGTGTCGGCCATGTTCGATCGTTTGGAGTCAATTCTAGACCGCTATGCCCAGCTTAGTAACTGGTTGTGCGATCCGGAAATTGTCAGCGATCCCGAAAAACTAAAAAGGTTCTCCAAGGAACAGTCCGACCTGACTGAAACAGTAGAAGCCTACAAGGCTTATAAAGACGCCCACGAGCGGCTCTCGGAAGCGAAAGAAATGCTGCAGGAGAAGCTCGATGACGAGATGCGTGACTTCGTCAAAGGGGAAATTGATGAGCTGTCCGGCAAAATTGAGGACCTTGAGAATCAACTGCAGATCCTCTTGCTGCCGAAAGACCCGAATGATGATAAGAACGTGTTTCTTGAGATTCGCGCTGCAGCAGGCGGTGAAGAGGCGGCATTGTTTGCAGCCAGGTTGCTGCGCATGTACTCGCGGTACGCTGAGCGAAATGGTTGGAAAACCGAGATCATCGATGCCAACTACACCGACATTGACGGGTTTCGTCAGGTCACCATGTCGATTTTGGGTCGCGGCGCATACAGCAAATTGAAGTTTGAGAGTGGCACCCACCGCGTGCAGCGCGTGCCGGTTACAGAGTCAGGGGGTCGCATCCACACCTCCACCGTTACGGTTGCCGTGTTGCCGGAAGTTGAAGATATCGAAGTGGAGATTCTCGAAAAGGACATTCGCATCGATACCTTCTGTTCAACGGGCCCCGGTGGGCAAAGCGTCAACACGACGCAGTCGGCTGTTCGCATCACGCACATGCCGACCGGCATCGTCGTGTCCTGCCAAGACGAAAAGTCACAGCTCAAAAACCGCGACAAGGCCATGAAGGTGTTGCGCGCGCGTCTGTACGAGAAGTACGAAATGGAACAGAAGCAGGAGCTAGATGCCAATCGGAAGAGTCAGGTTGGCACGGGCGATAGGAGCGAGCGCATCCGCACCTACAACTTCCCGCAGAGCCGGGTGACGGATCACCGGATCGGCTTCACCTCACATCGCATCGAAGAGGTCCTGGACGGCGATCTGAACGAACTCATCCAGAGCCTGATTGTCGCCGAGCGATCCGATTTGCTGGCGGCCGCAGAGGCGTAATGGCAGCGGGGGAGAAGGCGGGGCGGAGTGGCGGCGCCCCCCGGGATGCTGGCTTGGGGCATGATGGCGGCGCGCCACGCTACACTAGCACGGCGCACGATGGTGCCGCGCTCGGAGAAACACCGCCGGCCACCGTCGCAGAGGCATTGCGGCTGGCTGCACAGGTGTTAAGGAGCGGACGGTACGCGCACATGGACGACCGATCCGCCCGCAACGAAGCAGAATGGCTGCTCAGCTGGGTTACCGGATGGAACCGGACGACCCTATTGGTGTCTCTGCCTGACGCACTCTCGCGTGAGGTCTGGGTCCGTTTTTGGGAAGCTGTTGAACGCCGGGTGAACGGAGAGCCGCTGCAATATATTACCGGCGAGGCAGCATTTTTCGGCCGCCACTTTCACGTCGAACCGGGCTGCCTCATCCCACGGCCAGAAACCGAGCTGTTGGCTGAGGCGGCGATTCCGTATATCTCATCGGACAACGGCCGACTGGTCCGCGCCGCGGACATTGGCACCGGGAGTGGCGCCTTAGCCGTAACCATTGCGCTCGAGTGCCCGCAGGCCCGGGTGTGGGCCGTCGACGTCTCGGCCGAGGCACTGCGCATCGCCAAAGGGAACGCGGCCCATCTCGGTGCGGCAGCACGCGTGACCTTTGTGCTGCAAGACGGCATCGAGTGGCTAGCGTCGCAGTCGGCCACGCAAGCAGCGTCAGAGGCAGCACTGCAGGCAGCATCGGAGGCAGCATCAGAGGCAGCATCAGAGGTAGCATCAGAGGTAGCACCACAGGTAGCACCACAGGTAGCACCACAGGTAGCACCACAGGTAGCACCACAGGTAGCACCACAGGTAGCACCACAGGCAGCGGCGGGCGGGCTGCACGTCCTCATCAGCAACCCCCCGTACATTGCATCTGAGGATATTCTCTCGCTCGATCCCGATGTTCGCGACCACGAGCCCCGCCTTGCCCTCGATGGGGGAAGGGACGGCCTCGATTTCTATCGCCGCTTGGTGGCCCTGGGCCAAGGGATATTCGCTCCCGGACCGGCGGCAATATTCCTTGAGGTGGGACACAATCAAGCGAAAGACGTCATCGACCTCTTTGCGGCACCCGATGCGGATTTTGCCGGCTGGACATTTGATGCGCTGCGAGATTTGCAGGGCATCGATCGTGTGGTCCGGGGTGTGCGCTCCGCTACGTGAGTCCGCTGAGTCCGCTGAGTCACCTGAGTCCGCTGAGTCACCTGAGTCACCTGAGTCACCTGAGTCACCTGAGTCCCGCGCATGGCGTAAGGCGGAAGGCGTTAGAAGGAAGGCGGCCGCCATCCGGCCGCCCGCCCCGTATAGAACTCATTCTGTATCCTATCCGGTAAACCCCTGGGGGTATGGGCTCAAAATGAGATATCAACTCTTTCTCTATGGCTTAACCCCCAGGGGTATATTTCAGGAATAGCGCTACCTTCGTATCCTTATTCGTCAACCCCAAGGGGTATGGTAAGTATCATCTTGTACCCTACGGCCGGTCCAATACCCCGCCTCCTAAACCCACAGCGATAGTTTTGTGCTCTATCAAACAGGCTATACCCCGGCATCAGCGTGCCACCCGCTATCATCGCCCTGCCGTCGACCTGCCATCAGCCTACCTAGCGATACTTATGTGTCTTACGGATGACCAGGGATGAACACGAGGAGCAGGACGAGCGAGGATGTGAAGGGATGGATGAGTGGGTAACCTTGCAGCGATACTTTTGTACCTTGAGCCTTAAACCCCCGTGGGTATGCGCTCAAAATTAGATATCAAATCTTTCTCTATGGCTTAACCCCCAGGGGTATATTTCAGGAATAGCGCTACCTTCGTATCCTTATTCGTCAACCCCAAGGGGTATGGTAAGTATCATCTTGTACCCTGCGGCCGACCCGGTACCCCGCCTCCTAAACCCACAGCGATAGTTTTGTGCTCTAGCAAACAGGCTATACCCCGGCATCAGCGTGCCACCCGCTATCATCGCCCTGCCGTCAACCTGCCATCAGCCTACCTAGCGATACTTATGTGTCTTACGGGTGACCGGGGATGAACACGAGGAGCAAGACGAGCGAGGATGCGAAGGGATGGATGAGAGGGTGCCCCCTGCAGCGATACTTTTGTACCTTGCACCTTAAACCCCTGGGGGTATGCGCTCAAAATTAGATATCAAATCTTTCTCTATGGCTTAACCCCCTGGGGTATATTTCAGAAATAACGCTACCTTCGTATCCTTATTCGTCAACCCCAAGGGGTATCCTAAGTATCATCTTGTACCCTGCAGCCGACCCGATACCCCGCCTCCTAAACCCACAGCGATAGTTTTGTGCTCTAGCAAACAGGCTATACCCCGGCATCAGCGTGCCACCCGCTGCCATCAGCTCCACATCAGCCTACCTGGCGATACTTATGTGTCTTACGGATGACCCGGGATGAACACGAGGAGCAGGACGAGCGAGGATGTGAAGGGATGGATGGGCGGGTAACCTTGCAGCGATACTTTTGTACCTTGAGCCTTAAACCCCCGTGGGTATGCGGCCGAAATTAGATATCAACTCTTTCTCTATGGCTTAACCCCCGGGGGTATATTTCAGAAATAGCGCTACCTTCGTATCCTTATTCGTCAACCCCATGGGGTATGGTAAGTATCATCTTGTACCCTGCGGCCGAGCCGATACCCTGCCTCCTAAACCCACAGCGATAATTCTGTTCCCTAGCAAACAGGCTATACCCCGCCATCAGCGTGCCACCCGCTATCATCGGCCTGCCACCAGCTCGCCATCAGCCTACCTAGCGATACTTATGTGTCTTACGGATGACCAGGGATGAACACGAGGAGCAGGACGAGCGAGGATGTGAAGGGATGGATGGGCGGGTAACCTTGCAGCGATACTTTTGTACCTTGAACCTTAAACCCCCGTGGGTATGCGGCCGAAATTAGATATCAAATCTTTCTCTATGGCTTAACCCCCTGGGGTATATTTCAGAAATAGCGCTACCTTCGTATCCTTATTCGTCAACCCCAAGGGGTATGGTAAGTATCATCTTGTACCCTGCGGCCGGTCCAATACCCCGCCTCCTAAACCCACAGCGATAGTTTTGTGCTCTAGCAAACAGGCTATACCCCACCGCCAGCGTGCCACCCGCTATCATCGGCCTGCCACCAGCTCGCCATCAGCCTACCTAGGGATACTTATGTGTCTTACGGGTGACCGGGGATGAACACGAGGAGCAGGATGAGCGAGGATGTGAAGGGATGGATGGGCGGGTACTCCCGCTCAGCCAAGGCCCAAAGGTCCAAAGGTCCAAGGGGTCCAAGAGGTATGCGAACTCGAAATAACCCAACAAGAAAAGGATAAAAGGACCAGAAGGTGATTTTCCATCAAATTTGAACCCTCTCGCGCCTTGCCCCCGCCCTCGCCTCTCGCGCCTTGCCCTCGCCCCTTGTCCCCGCCCCCATGCAAACCTAGTTTCTCGAGCGAATCTATCGCGACTATCAGGAAGGCGTCCGGATCTGCTAGAATTTCGAGACAGAGGTTTAATCCTCCCTACCAGTGGCTACACTTCTACTAGAAATGGTAGGAGGGGTTGCGAAATGGGGACTGTGAAACGGTTGGCGGTGTTCGTCGTCGCAGTTGCATCTGTCACGGCGATTGTGCGAGGCTTGATGGGGATGGCTACCTCTGGAGTGACCACACAGGGTGGCAATACGACGGCGGTGCTGGGTGGACAAACGGCGGCATCGGCCGGGGCATCGAGTCCATCGGGATCGAGTGCAGCAAACCAATCTAGCCAGTCTCAAAACGTACCCGGGTTTACCACTGACACTTACGACGTCGCAACACCCCATGATGCTCCGATTCCAAGCCAGGCATTGCGACTTCGAATTATTGCGAACAGCGATTCGACGACGGATCAAAATGTCAAACGCGCCGTTCGTGACGCTGTCGTCGTTGAAGTCGCCAAACTCGTCTCCGGGGCTAAAACGGAGCAGGAAGCGCAGCAACGCGTGACTGCTGCCATTCCGAAACTAAGGGAGATTGCCGTGCAGGTGACGCGCAAGAACGGATATAGTTACCCCGTCAAGGCGATGGTCGGCAAGGCACCCTTCCCAACCAAACTGTACGGGAATCAAGTATATCCGGCAGGTGAATACAAGGCGCTTGTTATCACGCTTGGCAAGGGCCAAGGTGCAAATTGGTGGTGCGTGTTGTTCCCGCCGCT
The Alicyclobacillus curvatus genome window above contains:
- the spoIIR gene encoding stage II sporulation protein R; the protein is MGTVKRLAVFVVAVASVTAIVRGLMGMATSGVTTQGGNTTAVLGGQTAASAGASSPSGSSAANQSSQSQNVPGFTTDTYDVATPHDAPIPSQALRLRIIANSDSTTDQNVKRAVRDAVVVEVAKLVSGAKTEQEAQQRVTAAIPKLREIAVQVTRKNGYSYPVKAMVGKAPFPTKLYGNQVYPAGEYKALVITLGKGQGANWWCVLFPPLCFIDIASGDAIPNTAGFPDLPPLETISINGPTGQPEQVQVRLAVLDYGEEAWKAVKRWFK
- the rpmE gene encoding 50S ribosomal protein L31, whose amino-acid sequence is MKTGIHPEYHATTVTCACGATYETGSTKENLRVEVCSNCHPFFTGRQKFIDAGGRVDKFNKKYGLTPQTQE
- a CDS encoding peptide chain release factor N(5)-glutamine methyltransferase translates to MAAGEKAGRSGGAPRDAGLGHDGGAPRYTSTAHDGAALGETPPATVAEALRLAAQVLRSGRYAHMDDRSARNEAEWLLSWVTGWNRTTLLVSLPDALSREVWVRFWEAVERRVNGEPLQYITGEAAFFGRHFHVEPGCLIPRPETELLAEAAIPYISSDNGRLVRAADIGTGSGALAVTIALECPQARVWAVDVSAEALRIAKGNAAHLGAAARVTFVLQDGIEWLASQSATQAASEAALQAASEAASEAASEVASEVAPQVAPQVAPQVAPQVAPQVAPQVAPQAAAGGLHVLISNPPYIASEDILSLDPDVRDHEPRLALDGGRDGLDFYRRLVALGQGIFAPGPAAIFLEVGHNQAKDVIDLFAAPDADFAGWTFDALRDLQGIDRVVRGVRSAT
- the prfA gene encoding peptide chain release factor 1; this encodes MFDRLESILDRYAQLSNWLCDPEIVSDPEKLKRFSKEQSDLTETVEAYKAYKDAHERLSEAKEMLQEKLDDEMRDFVKGEIDELSGKIEDLENQLQILLLPKDPNDDKNVFLEIRAAAGGEEAALFAARLLRMYSRYAERNGWKTEIIDANYTDIDGFRQVTMSILGRGAYSKLKFESGTHRVQRVPVTESGGRIHTSTVTVAVLPEVEDIEVEILEKDIRIDTFCSTGPGGQSVNTTQSAVRITHMPTGIVVSCQDEKSQLKNRDKAMKVLRARLYEKYEMEQKQELDANRKSQVGTGDRSERIRTYNFPQSRVTDHRIGFTSHRIEEVLDGDLNELIQSLIVAERSDLLAAAEA